One window of the Tachypleus tridentatus isolate NWPU-2018 chromosome 10, ASM421037v1, whole genome shotgun sequence genome contains the following:
- the LOC143228737 gene encoding uncharacterized protein LOC143228737 isoform X1 — protein sequence MRRFSGFQDLRCGAVVVCHYAMGISFLALILFVEKLYDVDRQNSFLQTVTSVWIPDELPVTKLNTSNQEASVSQPSKVPSSGDQQLSSSQLNLSNLKADLEYNILELQSVRTTLILSIVFTLEFILSWWWMAFSISQTTQEGGVPLKIVFFLGIFAAVDIVASIGFILVRIVMYVMRDQFYPWNMRTPSHVTESSFLTGEISLRLLSLKSSCGTNDVFVAIVIGFLTGLRLYTVFCTFFYYKITKQGDVKPITTSSYSENQQRFDGLGTTRKQRRLDVGQSSLGHMSDIYDYIPRPKLEVNTTTFQKDIRPLDIYRSTNTLRSNGRKLSSVTATTSTDDEPAGYTTIEAGDMPKYMQRIAIESLDQAVRVSTSEKHIAECIKQKFDSVYGPTWHCIVGRNWNSAMNHSKQCYVKLANRDFKLLLYKSTS from the exons ATGAGAAGATTTAGCGGATTTCAAGACCTCAGGTGTGGCGCTGTTGTCGTCTGCCATTATGCCATG gGCATTTCTTTCCTAGCTCTAATCCTGTTTGTAGAAAAACTCTACGACGTGGACAGACAAAACAGTTTTCTACAAACAGTGACGTCAGTCTGGATCCCAGACGAGCTTCCAGTTACAAAGTTAAACACATCCAACCAAGAAGCCTCGGTCTCACAACCTTCTAAAGTGCCATCTAGCGGAGATCAACAGCTTTCTTCTTCACAATTAAACCTCAGTAATCTAAAAGCAGATTTGGAGTACAATATAT TGGAGTTACAGTCAGTAAGGACCACCCTCATTCTAAGTATTGTCTTCACCTTGGAGTTCATTctaagttggtggtggatggcgTTTTCCATAAGTCAGACAACTCAAGAA GGTGGAGTTCCCCTGAAGATCGTCTTCTTCCTGGGGATTTTTGCTGCTGTAGATATTGTTGCTAGCATTGGTTTTATCTTAGTACGAATCGTAATG TACGTAATGAGAGACCAGTTTTACCCATGGAACATGCGGACCCCATCTCACGTCACTGAGTCTAGCTTTCTAACAGGAGAGATATCTCTTCGGCTTTTAAGCTTAAAG TCTAGCTGTGGAACAAACGACGTATTCGTAGCTATCGTTATAGGATTTTTAACAGGCCTTAGG ctGTATACTGTTTTTTGCacgtttttttattacaaaatcacCAAACAAGGAGATGTAAAACCCATAACAACTA gcAGTTACTCCGAAAATCAGCAGAGGTTTGACGGACTGGGAACTACACGCAAACAACGTAGATTGGACGTTGGTCAGTCTAGTTTGGGCCATATGAGTGACATATACGATTACATCCCTAGGCCAAAGCTTGAAGTCAATAC cACTACTTTTCAGAAAGACATACGTCCTCTCGACATCTACAGAAGTACGAACACTCTTCGTTCAAACGGACGCAAATTATCAAGTGTTACTGCCACCACATCGACAGATGACGAACCCGCAGGTTACACGACAATCGAGGCCGGAGACATGCCAAAGTACATGCAGCGGATAGCCATAGAAAGTCTGGACCAGGCTGTAAGAGTTTCTACATCAGAGAAACATATTGCTGAATGCATCAAACAAAAATTTGATTCAGTGTATGGACCTACTTGGCATTGTATTGTCGGTCGAAACTGGAA
- the LOC143228737 gene encoding uncharacterized protein LOC143228737 isoform X2, with translation MRRFSGFQDLRCGAVVVCHYAMGISFLALILFVEKLYDVDRQNSFLQTVTSVWIPDELPVTKLNTSNQEASVSQPSKVPSSGDQQLSSSQLNLSNLKADLEYNILELQSVRTTLILSIVFTLEFILSWWWMAFSISQTTQEGGVPLKIVFFLGIFAAVDIVASIGFILVRIVMSSCGTNDVFVAIVIGFLTGLRLYTVFCTFFYYKITKQGDVKPITTSSYSENQQRFDGLGTTRKQRRLDVGQSSLGHMSDIYDYIPRPKLEVNTTTFQKDIRPLDIYRSTNTLRSNGRKLSSVTATTSTDDEPAGYTTIEAGDMPKYMQRIAIESLDQAVRVSTSEKHIAECIKQKFDSVYGPTWHCIVGRNWNSAMNHSKQCYVKLANRDFKLLLYKSTS, from the exons ATGAGAAGATTTAGCGGATTTCAAGACCTCAGGTGTGGCGCTGTTGTCGTCTGCCATTATGCCATG gGCATTTCTTTCCTAGCTCTAATCCTGTTTGTAGAAAAACTCTACGACGTGGACAGACAAAACAGTTTTCTACAAACAGTGACGTCAGTCTGGATCCCAGACGAGCTTCCAGTTACAAAGTTAAACACATCCAACCAAGAAGCCTCGGTCTCACAACCTTCTAAAGTGCCATCTAGCGGAGATCAACAGCTTTCTTCTTCACAATTAAACCTCAGTAATCTAAAAGCAGATTTGGAGTACAATATAT TGGAGTTACAGTCAGTAAGGACCACCCTCATTCTAAGTATTGTCTTCACCTTGGAGTTCATTctaagttggtggtggatggcgTTTTCCATAAGTCAGACAACTCAAGAA GGTGGAGTTCCCCTGAAGATCGTCTTCTTCCTGGGGATTTTTGCTGCTGTAGATATTGTTGCTAGCATTGGTTTTATCTTAGTACGAATCGTAATG TCTAGCTGTGGAACAAACGACGTATTCGTAGCTATCGTTATAGGATTTTTAACAGGCCTTAGG ctGTATACTGTTTTTTGCacgtttttttattacaaaatcacCAAACAAGGAGATGTAAAACCCATAACAACTA gcAGTTACTCCGAAAATCAGCAGAGGTTTGACGGACTGGGAACTACACGCAAACAACGTAGATTGGACGTTGGTCAGTCTAGTTTGGGCCATATGAGTGACATATACGATTACATCCCTAGGCCAAAGCTTGAAGTCAATAC cACTACTTTTCAGAAAGACATACGTCCTCTCGACATCTACAGAAGTACGAACACTCTTCGTTCAAACGGACGCAAATTATCAAGTGTTACTGCCACCACATCGACAGATGACGAACCCGCAGGTTACACGACAATCGAGGCCGGAGACATGCCAAAGTACATGCAGCGGATAGCCATAGAAAGTCTGGACCAGGCTGTAAGAGTTTCTACATCAGAGAAACATATTGCTGAATGCATCAAACAAAAATTTGATTCAGTGTATGGACCTACTTGGCATTGTATTGTCGGTCGAAACTGGAA